CCAGTACGGGTACGCATCCCTTTATCGAAAGAAGAAGTCATGAAAATATCGAATTCACCGAAATCTTGGTTAATTGCCCATTTTCTAATTTTTCTGAAATACTTCTCGTCTTCTTTTCTATAACTTACGAATACTTTCGTTCTCACAGTTTTTATTTTGGTTTACTTTCTTAAATCGGGTTATCATGATCGAATAAGAGAGATATAGCCATTTAACAGAAAAGGCAACATTAAAACCTATCAGTAAATTGCATTTAATCTATTAATTACTAAATATCTCACCTATTTTTTGTCTTTGTAAATTGGTATTCTAACGCCCAAACATACTAATTCTTCCTAAAAAAATTAAATATTGGTAGAACATTATGTCGCATATTAGCAAATATTTAGCTGAATAGCAAATAAATTATCAAAAAAGAAAACCTAATTCCCTCAAATCCTCCCAAAAAGTAGGGTAAGATTTAGTGACCACCATTGGATTTTCTACTGCAAAAGCTGGTCTTACCATTGCCAAAGGAGCAAAAGCCATAGCCATTCTATGATCGTGATAGGTTTTCACTTCAATTAAATCCTCCACACTTGATGTATTATTTGCAAGGTTATTTGGAAAGGAAATACACCACAAATCTTCCCCTTTTTCTTTGAAAGAAACGCCAAATTTTGCCAATTCTTCCTGTAAGGCTGCGGTTCTATCTGTTTCTTTGATACTCAAAGTCACCAAACCATTAAAATCTCCTTCCACCTTCAATCCTGCACAAACGACCGCCAGTGTTTGGGCAATGTCTGGACATTCCACAAAATTGTAAGCAAAGGTTTTTGCAGCCGTTCCATTTTTGGATAAATGTACTACCTTATCCCCATAAACTGTTTGGACTCCAAAGGTTTGCATGATTTCAGGCAAAACACTATCTCCCTGCAAACTGTCCTTCAACAAACCCGTCAAAGACAAGTCCACTTCTTCCCCAAAAGCCGCCAAAGCATAATGATATGATGCTGCGCTCCAATCAGATTCTACATAAAAAGGCTTGGCTTGATAGGTTTGTGAACCGACAAAAATAGTTTGCTCATCCATCCATTCACTTTTTATTTCAAAGTAATTCATTATATTGAGTGTCATCATCAAATAGGGCTTTGATACCAAATCTCCAATCAATTGCAGCCTCAATCCTCTTTGAAGTACTGGCGCAATCATCAACAAAGCAGACAAATATTGACTACTGACTCCCGCTTGTATTTCTACCGTTCCTCCTTCCATTTTTTTCCCTTTCACCTTCAATGGCGGATAACCTTCCGTTTCCATGTACTCAATGTCTGCTCCCAAAGTGCGTAAGGCATTGACCAAAACTCCAATTGGTCGTTGTTTCATACGGTCAGAACCTGTCAATACCCACTCTCCTAATTTGTTAGACAAATAAGCTGTAAGGAATCGCATGGTTGTGCCAGCAGCTCCAACATCAATAATTGCAGAAGATCCTTGAGCCTGCACCAATGCCTTTATCATTGCTTCGGTATCATCAGAGCTAGATAGGTTTTCTACCTCAAAGTTTTCGCCACACAAAGCCCTGATTATCAAAATTCGATTACTAATACTCTTAGAGCCATCGAGTTGTATCGTTCCTTTTACGTTCTTATTCTTTTTGCTGACTACAAAACACATATATACATTAATTTATTTAAACATGGTTTCAAATTTCCAATCCATCACATTCTATATCAGAAGTTAAAATTACGAAAAACCGAATAGATTGGTTTGATAGTACATTTTGATTTGCCAAAATACAGATTTATCATTGAAGTGCTTCAAAAAATGATTTTAGGAGACATTTCGTTTCGATTTGTTCATAAACAAAATGCTTAACCGTCAAAATATTGGTTATCTTTGCAGTGTTTTTTGTACCAAAACTCAATAATTATTAAATCAATAGATAGCAAATGGTTGATACCCAAAAAATAAATATGGTTGATCTCTATGGTCAATACTTAGACATCAAAGAAGAAGTGCAAGCAGGTTTTGAGGAAGTTTTCCAAAGTTGCTGGTTCATCAATGGCCCTGCGGTAAAGGCATTTAGCAGTGAGTTGGCAGATTATCTGGGGCTGAGTCATCTGACTGCTTGTGGCAACGGAACGGATGCACTCCAAATTGCGCTGATGGCATTGGATTTGAATCCAGGTGACGAAGTAATTACAACGGCCTTCACTTTTGTGGCAACGGCTGAGGTAATTGCTGTTTTGGGGCTGAAACCTGTTTTTGTAGAAATTGATGCCCGCACTTTTAACATAGATGTGAATAAAATTGAAGCGGCTATTACTCCAAAAACCAAGTGTATCATTCCTGTTCACCTCTACGGTCAGAGTGCAGATATGGAACCAATCATGGCGATTGCAAAACGCTATAATTTAGCAGTGGTAGAAGACAATGCACAGGCAATTGGTGCTGATTATACATTCAGCAATGGACAAGTTCGCAAAACGGGTGCGATGGGTCATATTGGCTGTACGTCTTTTTATCCTTCAAAGAACTTAGGAGCTTATGGAGATGCAGGAGCAGTTTTTAGCAATAATCCTGTGCTGGGCGAAAAAATCCACGTAGTAGCCAATCATGGACAACGTGAAAAATATGCTTCTGACGAAATTGGGGTGAATTCTCGATTGGATAGTTTTCAGGCAGTTGTTTTGCGGGCAAAATTGAAGAAGTTGGATTCTTACATTGCAGCCCGCCAAGAGGCAGCACATTTTTATGACCAAGCTTTTAAAAATCACTCACGCATACAAACACCTTATCGTGCCACAAATTCTTCTCATGTTTTCCATCAATACACATTAATCATTGATGGCGATAGAGATAAACTTAGAGATTCACTACAGGAACGAGGAATTCCTTCGATGATCTACTACCCGATTCCACTTCACCTTCAAAAAGCCTATCAACAATATGGTTACAAAGTGGGAGATTTACCGATTACTGAACGACTTTGCCAACAGGTCATTTCGCTACCTATGCATACTGAATTGGATGAAGAACAACTGAGCTACATAAGCGAGACTTTTCTACAATGTTTAGTCTAAATTTAGTGCCATTCGTTTCATTTATCGAATTTTGGCACACAATATGTTTATAACTATCTTTTTTTAAATACCAAACAAATAAACAATGAATATTGCAGTTGTAGGCACAGGATATGTCGGTTTAGTAAGTGGTACTTGCTTTGCAGAAACGGGCAACCATGTTACCTGTGTAGATATAGACCAAGCCAAAGTAAAAAAACTTCAATCTGGTAAAGTGACCATTTATGAGCCTGGATTAGAGCCTATTTTCGAGCGTAATGTAAAACAAGGACGCTTGCATTTTACGACCAATTTAGAAGAAGCCATCCAATCTGCTCAGATCATATTTTTAGCGTTGCCAACCCCTCCTGGTGAGGATGGTTCTGCTGATTTATCCTATATTTTAGGTGTTGCAGAAGATTTGGGTCACATTATTACCGACTATAAGGTAATCGTTGATAAAAGCACTGTTCCTGTTGGGACTGCAGAAAGGGTTCGCAAGGCGATTGAAGCGAATGCTAAGGTGGAATTTGATGTTGTGTCCAATCCTGAGTTTTTGAGAGAAGGTAAGGCAATTGATGATTTTATGCGTCCTGATCGTGTGGTCATAGGTACTAGCTCACCACGTGCTCAAAAATTGATGCAAGCATTGTACGAACCTTTTGTAAGACAAGGCAATCCCATCTATTTTATGGATGAAGCTTCAGCCGAAATGACCAAATATGCTGCAAATTCCTATTTGGCTACTCGCATCACTTTTATGAATGAAATTGCCAACTTATGCGAAAAAGTGGGCGCAAATGTGGATATGGTGCGTATCGGTATGGGTAGTGACAACCGAATTGGAAAGCGATTTTTGTTTCCAGGCATTGGTTTTGGGGGTAGTTGTTTCCCTAAAGATGTATCTGCGCTAGCCCGTACTGCCGATCAAAACGACTATGATTTTAGAATTCTCAATTCGGTTTTGGCAGTTAATGACGACCAAAAATTGAGTCTGATGCCCAAAATCAAGAATTATTTTTCCAATAATTTGAAAGGCAAACATTTTGCCATGTGGGGATTGGCCTTCAAACCAGATACAGATGATATCAGAGAAGCCCCCGCACTCTACATGATTGAAGCCTTGACAAATGCTGGCGCAACGGTAACTGCTTTTGACCCTGAAGCAATGGAAAATGTGGCAAAATACGTTGATTCAAATCCTGCAATTGACACAAATAGTGTTCAATTTGCGGATGAGCAATATGCAGCTCTTAAAAATGCAGATGCCTTAATCATCTGTACCGAATGGCAGGTTTTCAGAACGCCTGACTTCAATAAGATGAACAGCACTCTAAAAGATAAAGTCGTTTTTGATGGAAGAAACTTATATGGTCTGGAAGTTATGGATCAAAATGGCTATTTTTATTGCAGCATAGGCCGAGAATTGGTTGAAGCGAATGGTGCAACTTTAGGTTCGCAAGCACCTAGTAAATAGTTGAGAGCATTAAAAATTATTAAATCATCAAAAAAAACGAAATGCAAAAACGAGTATTAATTACAGGAGCAGCAGGTTTTTTAGGCTCTCATCTGTGCGATAAATTCATTGCAGAAGGATATGAAGTCATTGGAATGGACAACCTTTTGACGGGTAATCTTGATAATATCAAGCATTTATTTCCATTGAAGCAGTTCCATTTTCACCACCATGATATCACCAAGTTTGTTCATATTTCGGGCAAATTGGACTATATCATGCACTTTGCTTCTCCTGCAAGCCCCGTCGACTACCTCAAAATGCCTATCCAAACCATGAAAGTGGGTTCATTGGGTACACACAATTTGTTGGGATTAGCGAAGGATAAAAAGGCAAGAATATTGGTAGCTTCAACGTCGGAAGTTTATGGCGACCCAGAAGTACATCCTCAAGTTGAAGAATATTGGGGAAATGTGAATCCGATTGGGCCAAGAGGTGTTTACGACGAAGCCAAACGTTTTTTGGAAGCAATGACCATGGCATACCACACTTTTCACGGTGTCGAAACCCGCATTGTACGCATCTTCAATACCTATGGCCCTCGCATGAGGCTGCACGACGGAAGGGCATTGCCTAATTTCTTCTACCAAGCCATCACAGGCAAAGACATCACCGTGTATGGAGATGGTTCTCAAACACGCTCTTTCTGCTATGTAAGCGATTTGGTAGATGGCATTTATCGTTTGTTGTTGAGTGATTATCACCTGCCTGTTAATATCGGTAATCCCGAAGAAATCACCATCAAAGAATCGGCCGAGGAAGTCATTTCTTTGACCAACACAGACAGCAAGGTAATTTATACACCCTTGCCAAAAGACGATCCGCAGCAACGTAAACCAGACATTACCAAAGCCAAGGCAATTCTCAATTGGGAACCTAAGGTGGGAAGAAAAGAAGGTTTTGCTAA
The Chitinophagales bacterium genome window above contains:
- the aroA gene encoding 3-phosphoshikimate 1-carboxyvinyltransferase gives rise to the protein MCFVVSKKNKNVKGTIQLDGSKSISNRILIIRALCGENFEVENLSSSDDTEAMIKALVQAQGSSAIIDVGAAGTTMRFLTAYLSNKLGEWVLTGSDRMKQRPIGVLVNALRTLGADIEYMETEGYPPLKVKGKKMEGGTVEIQAGVSSQYLSALLMIAPVLQRGLRLQLIGDLVSKPYLMMTLNIMNYFEIKSEWMDEQTIFVGSQTYQAKPFYVESDWSAASYHYALAAFGEEVDLSLTGLLKDSLQGDSVLPEIMQTFGVQTVYGDKVVHLSKNGTAAKTFAYNFVECPDIAQTLAVVCAGLKVEGDFNGLVTLSIKETDRTAALQEELAKFGVSFKEKGEDLWCISFPNNLANNTSSVEDLIEVKTYHDHRMAMAFAPLAMVRPAFAVENPMVVTKSYPTFWEDLRELGFLF
- a CDS encoding DegT/DnrJ/EryC1/StrS family aminotransferase, translated to MVDLYGQYLDIKEEVQAGFEEVFQSCWFINGPAVKAFSSELADYLGLSHLTACGNGTDALQIALMALDLNPGDEVITTAFTFVATAEVIAVLGLKPVFVEIDARTFNIDVNKIEAAITPKTKCIIPVHLYGQSADMEPIMAIAKRYNLAVVEDNAQAIGADYTFSNGQVRKTGAMGHIGCTSFYPSKNLGAYGDAGAVFSNNPVLGEKIHVVANHGQREKYASDEIGVNSRLDSFQAVVLRAKLKKLDSYIAARQEAAHFYDQAFKNHSRIQTPYRATNSSHVFHQYTLIIDGDRDKLRDSLQERGIPSMIYYPIPLHLQKAYQQYGYKVGDLPITERLCQQVISLPMHTELDEEQLSYISETFLQCLV
- a CDS encoding UDP-glucose/GDP-mannose dehydrogenase family protein, yielding MNIAVVGTGYVGLVSGTCFAETGNHVTCVDIDQAKVKKLQSGKVTIYEPGLEPIFERNVKQGRLHFTTNLEEAIQSAQIIFLALPTPPGEDGSADLSYILGVAEDLGHIITDYKVIVDKSTVPVGTAERVRKAIEANAKVEFDVVSNPEFLREGKAIDDFMRPDRVVIGTSSPRAQKLMQALYEPFVRQGNPIYFMDEASAEMTKYAANSYLATRITFMNEIANLCEKVGANVDMVRIGMGSDNRIGKRFLFPGIGFGGSCFPKDVSALARTADQNDYDFRILNSVLAVNDDQKLSLMPKIKNYFSNNLKGKHFAMWGLAFKPDTDDIREAPALYMIEALTNAGATVTAFDPEAMENVAKYVDSNPAIDTNSVQFADEQYAALKNADALIICTEWQVFRTPDFNKMNSTLKDKVVFDGRNLYGLEVMDQNGYFYCSIGRELVEANGATLGSQAPSK
- a CDS encoding UDP-glucuronic acid decarboxylase family protein, which encodes MQKRVLITGAAGFLGSHLCDKFIAEGYEVIGMDNLLTGNLDNIKHLFPLKQFHFHHHDITKFVHISGKLDYIMHFASPASPVDYLKMPIQTMKVGSLGTHNLLGLAKDKKARILVASTSEVYGDPEVHPQVEEYWGNVNPIGPRGVYDEAKRFLEAMTMAYHTFHGVETRIVRIFNTYGPRMRLHDGRALPNFFYQAITGKDITVYGDGSQTRSFCYVSDLVDGIYRLLLSDYHLPVNIGNPEEITIKESAEEVISLTNTDSKVIYTPLPKDDPQQRKPDITKAKAILNWEPKVGRKEGFAKTYEYFKQVILEKEPESVS